The DNA window CACAGCTCCGAATCGGGGCGTTAGGCGACGGCTCCGATTACGCTCCGTTTCTCGATCACGCAGGCGTGGCTGCGTTGAACCTTGGATTCGGTGGCGAAGGAGGAGGCGGGGTCTATCACTCGATCTACGACGACTTCTATTGGTACACGCATTTTGCCGACACCAAGTTTGTCTACGGTCGTGCGCTTGCCCAGCTCGCCGGCACGGCCGTCATGCGAATGGCCGATGCGGAGATGCTTCCGCTGAGCTTCGGCGATTCCGCAGACACAATTGCCCGCTATGTGAAAGAACTTGAAACCCTGCTCAAGACCGAACAGGACAAGCAGAAGGAAGTCAATCAGCAACTGGATGAGGGCGTGTACGAGGCGACCTCTGATCCTGAGCATCCAACTGTTGCTCCAAAACGGGAAGAGTTGCCGCCGTTCATCAATTTCGCTCCACTGGAAAACGGTAGCGCAGCAATGAAGCGCAGCGCCGACCATTTTGAGAAAGCACTGGCAAAGGCGCAGGAGCATGGCGGGTCGGCTTACTCGAGCAATGCGCTTCAGAAGCTCAATCATAAGCTCATTGAAGCACAGCGCGCGTTTCTCGATGAGAACGGTCTACCAGAGCGGCCGTGGTTCAAGAACCAGATCTACGCCCCTGGCGCCTACACGGGGTATGGAGTGAAGACCATTCCTGCCGTTCGCGAAGCTATCGAACAGAAGAAGTGGTCGCAGGCGGAGCAGGGGACGCAGACGGTCGGCAGGGTGCTGCAGGCCGAGGCAGACTTGATCGAAGACGCTGCCAAACAGTTGGAGGCTTTGGATCAGGCAAAGTAGCTCCCTCGTTGCTAACGACTGTCATCCTGAGGCCAATATCGGGGCCTCAGGATGACAGACGTGAGAGGTATCATCAGACCCGCTCCGGCTCCGCCGCTTCGAGAGCGATGCGAACTTCCTTGGTTCCCAGAACGGTATGCCTTGCCTTCAATACAACGTTGCCGGGTTCGTGCTTAGCACGAACCCACACAGCGCCACAGCCACCGAAGAGGCTGAACGGGTTCTCACCGATAAGCTCCGCTGGGCCCTCCAGGCTCAGTGCAATTGCTCCTGTGGAGTAGCGCCGCAGATTACCGTGTTCGTCGGTAACGCGCATGACGACGCGCGTACTGTCGGCGCCATCAGCGACCAGTTTTGCATCATCAGCTGACAGCAAGAATTGCCGGTCGATTCCGGCGTGTGCGTAATGTTTTTCTACGACCTTCTTCCCAGCCACGTATCCTTCGATCCTGAGAGGCGCGTTCCTCGGTCCCTTATGTAGGTTCACCGTATAAGGTGGATGGGGCAGGTTGCCGAAGGCCGCGCGATCGGGATCGGCCTCTGCCGCCAGCCGGTCACCGACGTAGAACTTCAGATGGTCGCAATTGGAGCAGACCACTGCAGTCTCCATCACCTGGCTCCAATCGTCCGCCGCGGACCACTGAAAAGCTGGTTCCAACACAATCTCTTCGGAGGGATCGCATTGTGACTGGTAGAAAAATGCCGCGGGCTTGGGCAACCGAAATATGTCGCTCACCCCGTGGTAACAGATGCGATCACCGGATCCGAATTCCTCGTGCGTGTCGTAGTCGAAGGCGCACCAACCTAAGCCTCCAGCGTATTGCGGGCTGCTTGCGATTGTGTTGTGCACTCGCGCGTGCCGCCGGATATGCTCGGCGAGCCGTTCGCCGCTGTCGTTCATTTTCGTCGGATAAGTGTGACCACAGAATTCAGTGTTCAGATAGGCCGGATGGTTGGGCGGCTTCAGCGGGAAGCCGAAGTCGTTCATGGTGAAAACATTTTCCAGGAACTCCGATTCCTGGAAATAGCGAACGCCGCCAGTTTGTCGTGTGGAGTCGAGCTCGTGCGCCACGGCGTTGGTTTTGACGTAGAAGTCATGGTGGTCGCGTGACTCGTTGATGCGCACACCCCAGAGAATGATCGACGGATGATTCCAGTCGCGACGCACCATGCGGCGAACGTTATCGATCGAGATCTCCTGCCACTTCTCATCGCCAACGTGCTGCCAGCCGGGGATCTCCTCGAAAACCAGGAGGCCGAGTTCGTCACAGGCATCGAGAAAATCCGGGGATTGCGGGTAGTGCGATGTCCTCACGATATTGCACTTGAGTTCCCTTTTCAGGATGTAAGCGTCGCGTCGCTGACCACGCGCGGCCATCGCCTGACCAACGAACGGAAATGTTTGATGGCGGTCGAGTCCGCGCAGCTTAACCTCCTGCCCGTTGACTTCGAAACCATGATCGGTGAAGCGGGCGTTGCGAAAGCCGAAGCGACGGCGGTCTTCGTCGATCGTGGTCTCGTTTTGCTTGAGTCGAACCACCATGGTGTACAAGTTGGGATTCTCCAGGTCCCACTTGCGAACCGAGCCAAACCCGCTGAGCGTGACGTCATAGGCCACCGGATCGACTGCCGCCGCCGCTGGAACCGTTTGGTGAGCTGTAGCCACGACGCGATCCTTATCACGAAGTTCCACTTCCAAAGTGAGCGGGCTTGGTTGGGCGTCGAGCCGCCCGATGAAACAGGAAGCAGCCACGGTCGGCCGGTCCGAGAGAACATTGCCGGGCCTAACAAAGATGTTTTCGATGTACGTGGACTGCACAAGACGTAGACGCACGTCGCGATAGATTCCACCGAACGTCAGGTAATCGATCTCGCCGCCAAACGGAGGAACATCGGGGCGTTCCGTGGAATCGAGCTCCACGGCAAGAAGGTTGTCGGCGTTCCAATTGATGTGTGGCGTCAGGTCAAAGGAGAAAGGCGTGTATCCACCCTTGTATTCGCCGAGACGCTGACCGTTAATCCACACAGTCGAGGCAGTCATGGCTCCCTCGAAGTCCGCGAAGATATGCCGACCGCGGGCTTCGGGCGGGAGCCGGAATTTGCGGCGATAGATGGAGACGAACTGATAAGACTTTTCGTCGAAGCTATGCCACGGAAGCATCTTGTTGGTGTGCGGAATTGTCACCTGGTCGAATTTGGAATCGTCGAAATCGGTAGCAGTATCGTTCTGAGCCCGCTGCGCGCTGAATCGCCAATTCCGGTTGAGAGGAAAAACGAGTCGCCCAGAAGGCGAGCTGTTCGGTGTTGGAAGCGTGAGCGCGTCTGATTGAAACGCCAGAGTGGCAAGCGTTGCCGACCCAGTCTTCACAAAGTCTCTTCGATTCATTTTGTAGGTTGATCCAGTGAGATTGCGAGCGGGACAGTGTTTCAGAAACAGGTTCTCTCTGCAATGGCATTGTCGTCGATGGCTCGCTCTCTCCCGACAGCCAGCGCCGTGCACTCGTATAAAATCGGCAGCATGCGCCGTTTCAACGTGCTTTCTTTTCTTTTCCTTGTCTTGTCCATCGTATCTGTCCATGCGCAGCTCGCTCCCGGAGCTCCTGGCCAGATGGCACATTGGACCAGCGGTAATAAGCAGGGTGTAGGTACTTCGAATTCGTTAGGTTCTCACGTTTGGTTTACGCTCGGCCCGGATGGCGTTCTCAACGAGGTCTACTATCCCACCGTCGATAAAGCGAATACGCGCACGTTGGAGTTCGTCGTCACCGATGGCAAAAGTTGGGTAGAGCGGGAGTCCGAAGATACTACGCATCAAATCGAGGTTCCGGATACCGAGGTGCTCAGCTTCCGCGAGGTGAACACCTCCAAAGCAGGCCGCTACCGCATCACGAAGACATACATTACCGACCCAGAACGGGACACTTTGCTGATTCAGATACGTTTTCAGCGTCTGAAATCCGGTCAAGTGCAGCTCTATGTACTGTACGATCCCTCCATCAACAACAGCGGAATGCACGACACCGGTTATAGCGTCGATGAGACGCTGGTTGCCTCTGACAACGGGGTTGCCTCCGCACTTGCCAGCAGTCTTCCGTTTACTAAGACCACTAGCGGGTATTTAGGAACAAGCGACGGTCTCGTGGAGCTCAGAAAGTCATTCGCGCTCAAGAATACTTATGCGCGAGCGCAGGATGGCAACGTTGTGCAAACGGCTGAGCTTCCCTCGGCGGCGACTCGCGATGTGAACTTCACCATCGCTCTCGCGTTCGGACCCGAAGGCGAAGTGGCGATAGAGACTGCCAGAAAATCTCTGCAAAAAGGCTACGAGCACGCATATACGGAGTACGCGAAAGGATGGAGGGATTGGATCGCTACGCTGAAGCAAGTCGATCCAAAGTATCGCGATCAATATCAGATTGCCGCGATGGTGATGAAGGCGCACGAGGACAAAACATATCGCGGTGCCGGTGCCGCCTCGCTCACAATCCCATGGGGAGAGGAGACCGACGCCGATCAGCCTTCAGTCGGCGGCTATCACTTAGTGTGGTCGCGGGATTTGTACGAGGTGGCGACCGCTTTTTATGCCATGGGAGATAAGGAAGCTGCGGATCGGGCGCTGAACTATCTCTTTAGTGTGCAGCAGAAGCCAGATGGCTCCTTCCCGCAGAATTCATGGCTTGATGGGCGCCCATTTTGGGGTTCGCTTCAGATGGACGAAGTCTCGTATCCGCTGATTCTCGCCTGGCAGTTCGGACGAACGGATTCGCAGACCTACGAGAAGCACGTGAAGCCTGCGGCGAACTTTATTGTAAAGAATGGCCCCGCTTCGCCTCAGGAGCGATGGGAGGAGCAGTCGGGATATTCTCCTTCCACGATCGCTGCCGAGATCGCGGGATTGGTCTGTGCCGCGCGAATCGCGCAGATGAATCATGATGATGATGCGGGTGTACAGTGGTTGAACACTGCCAATGACTGGGCTAATAAGCTCGAGACTTGGACTGTAACCCAAAATGGGAAGTATGCAGACCATTATTTTCTTCGTTTAAGCCAACATGGACAACCGAACTCGGGGGAGATCATCAACATCGCCAACAAAGGTGGTACGTGGGACGAGCGTGAAATTGTCGATGCGGGATTTCTCGAGCTAGTGCGTCTCGGAATTCGACCTGCCGGTGATCCACTCATCGAGAAATCCCTTGGAGTGATTGATTCCGTCATCAAGGTCGACAGTCCAAATGGTCCGGTTTGGTATCGCTATAACCACGACGGCTATGGCGAACAGGCGGATGGCCATGGTTACAACGAAGTAGGCATTGGCCGGTTGTGGGTTTTGCTCGCGGGAGAACGCGGCGAATATGCGGTCGCGTCGGGAAAGGATCCCGCACCTTATCTAGATGCCATGCAGAAGATGGCCAATGCCGGCCATATGCTTGGCGAACAGGTCTGGGACAGAAAGGAGTCTCCAGATCCGAACCGCTTCCAATTTGGAGAAGCGACGGGTTCTGCGACACCGCTTAATTGGACCTGCGCGCAATTTGTTCGACTGGCTGTCGCTGCTGAAGATAAAAAGCT is part of the Terriglobales bacterium genome and encodes:
- a CDS encoding glycoside hydrolase family 2 TIM barrel-domain containing protein is translated as MNRRDFVKTGSATLATLAFQSDALTLPTPNSSPSGRLVFPLNRNWRFSAQRAQNDTATDFDDSKFDQVTIPHTNKMLPWHSFDEKSYQFVSIYRRKFRLPPEARGRHIFADFEGAMTASTVWINGQRLGEYKGGYTPFSFDLTPHINWNADNLLAVELDSTERPDVPPFGGEIDYLTFGGIYRDVRLRLVQSTYIENIFVRPGNVLSDRPTVAASCFIGRLDAQPSPLTLEVELRDKDRVVATAHQTVPAAAAVDPVAYDVTLSGFGSVRKWDLENPNLYTMVVRLKQNETTIDEDRRRFGFRNARFTDHGFEVNGQEVKLRGLDRHQTFPFVGQAMAARGQRRDAYILKRELKCNIVRTSHYPQSPDFLDACDELGLLVFEEIPGWQHVGDEKWQEISIDNVRRMVRRDWNHPSIILWGVRINESRDHHDFYVKTNAVAHELDSTRQTGGVRYFQESEFLENVFTMNDFGFPLKPPNHPAYLNTEFCGHTYPTKMNDSGERLAEHIRRHARVHNTIASSPQYAGGLGWCAFDYDTHEEFGSGDRICYHGVSDIFRLPKPAAFFYQSQCDPSEEIVLEPAFQWSAADDWSQVMETAVVCSNCDHLKFYVGDRLAAEADPDRAAFGNLPHPPYTVNLHKGPRNAPLRIEGYVAGKKVVEKHYAHAGIDRQFLLSADDAKLVADGADSTRVVMRVTDEHGNLRRYSTGAIALSLEGPAELIGENPFSLFGGCGAVWVRAKHEPGNVVLKARHTVLGTKEVRIALEAAEPERV
- a CDS encoding glucan 1,4-alpha-glucosidase: MARSLPTASAVHSYKIGSMRRFNVLSFLFLVLSIVSVHAQLAPGAPGQMAHWTSGNKQGVGTSNSLGSHVWFTLGPDGVLNEVYYPTVDKANTRTLEFVVTDGKSWVERESEDTTHQIEVPDTEVLSFREVNTSKAGRYRITKTYITDPERDTLLIQIRFQRLKSGQVQLYVLYDPSINNSGMHDTGYSVDETLVASDNGVASALASSLPFTKTTSGYLGTSDGLVELRKSFALKNTYARAQDGNVVQTAELPSAATRDVNFTIALAFGPEGEVAIETARKSLQKGYEHAYTEYAKGWRDWIATLKQVDPKYRDQYQIAAMVMKAHEDKTYRGAGAASLTIPWGEETDADQPSVGGYHLVWSRDLYEVATAFYAMGDKEAADRALNYLFSVQQKPDGSFPQNSWLDGRPFWGSLQMDEVSYPLILAWQFGRTDSQTYEKHVKPAANFIVKNGPASPQERWEEQSGYSPSTIAAEIAGLVCAARIAQMNHDDDAGVQWLNTANDWANKLETWTVTQNGKYADHYFLRLSQHGQPNSGEIINIANKGGTWDEREIVDAGFLELVRLGIRPAGDPLIEKSLGVIDSVIKVDSPNGPVWYRYNHDGYGEQADGHGYNEVGIGRLWVLLAGERGEYAVASGKDPAPYLDAMQKMANAGHMLGEQVWDRKESPDPNRFQFGEATGSATPLNWTCAQFVRLAVAAEDKKLPETPAIVTEHFAQRKPQTGSLR